In Bradyrhizobium guangxiense, the following are encoded in one genomic region:
- a CDS encoding S1C family serine protease — protein sequence MSTLTEWRVPPANQPRASDYGFDLDRALASIVGLHAIIPPDAFSAETLGTERAGNGVVIDDGLVLTIGYLITEAESVWLHLADGRGVEGHALGFDSVTGFGLVQALGHLDVEPLPLGNSADTRIGDRVVVGGAGGRTRSVASQIVAKQEFAGYWEYLLDEAIFTYPAHPNWGGTAMLNERGELIGIGSLQLERERDDKAEHVNMIVPIDLLKPILEDLRKFGRVNKPARPWLGLFSTEIDNRVVVIGISTNGPAARAELKTGDVILAVNGDKVTSQTAFYKKMWALGAAGVDVPLTVHHEGVTFDVAVTSTDRFKLLKAPKLH from the coding sequence ATGTCCACGCTGACCGAATGGAGAGTGCCGCCGGCCAATCAGCCACGTGCGAGCGACTACGGTTTCGATCTCGACCGGGCGCTCGCATCGATCGTCGGCCTGCACGCCATTATCCCGCCGGACGCCTTCAGCGCCGAGACGCTGGGCACCGAACGCGCCGGCAACGGCGTCGTGATCGACGACGGGCTGGTGCTTACCATCGGCTATCTCATCACCGAGGCGGAATCGGTGTGGTTGCACCTCGCGGACGGGCGGGGGGTCGAAGGGCACGCGCTAGGCTTCGATTCCGTCACCGGCTTCGGTCTGGTGCAGGCGCTCGGCCATCTCGACGTCGAGCCCTTGCCGCTCGGCAACTCGGCAGACACCCGGATCGGCGATCGCGTCGTGGTCGGCGGCGCCGGCGGTCGCACGCGCTCGGTCGCGAGCCAGATCGTGGCCAAGCAGGAATTCGCCGGCTATTGGGAATATCTGCTCGACGAGGCCATCTTCACCTATCCCGCGCATCCGAATTGGGGCGGCACCGCGATGCTCAACGAGCGCGGCGAGTTGATCGGCATCGGCTCGCTCCAGCTGGAACGCGAGCGCGATGACAAGGCCGAGCACGTCAACATGATCGTGCCGATCGACCTCTTGAAGCCGATCCTGGAGGATCTGCGCAAGTTCGGCCGCGTCAACAAGCCGGCGCGGCCCTGGCTCGGGCTCTTCTCGACCGAGATCGACAACCGCGTGGTGGTGATCGGGATCTCCACCAACGGTCCGGCGGCCCGCGCCGAGCTCAAGACCGGCGACGTCATTCTCGCCGTCAACGGCGACAAGGTGACGAGCCAGACCGCCTTCTACAAGAAGATGTGGGCGCTCGGCGCCGCCGGCGTCGACGTGCCGCTCACAGTGCACCACGAAGGCGTCACTTTCGACGTCGCGGTGACCTCGACCGACCGCTTCAAGCTGTTGAAGGCGCCGAAGCTGCATTGA
- a CDS encoding M20 family metallopeptidase yields MDNRSDIWRGVDTIKTRFIDLSDRVWGMPEVCYTEARSAAEHLAELRHQGFRITEKVAGIPTAVMGEWGEGGPVIAFMGEYDALPGLSQEAGVAEHRPIEVGGHGHGCGHNLLGSAALLAATAVKDWLADNKVPGRVRYYGCPAEEGGAAKAFMVRSGAFEDADIAITWHPHSFWEVAVTPSLANTRADFIFTGRTSHAAASPHLGRSALDAVELMNVGVNYMREHMPSDARVHYALLDTGGIAPNVVQAHARVRYSIRARDLPGMNELVGRVSKIAEGAALMTETKVEMKIISAVSNILPNAPLEQALHRVMEELGPPHFDDADKGFAGQIRATLTDKDIASVYYAIGMEPTDRPLADFLVPLDAKRNPLVGSTDVGDVSWVVPTVQVHAPTVAIGTPFHTWQVVAQGKSPHAHKAMVQAAKAMAGLGIKALTEPELIKAAKADLKKRTAKTPYVCPLPDHVEPPLTMSVA; encoded by the coding sequence ATGGATAACCGCAGCGACATCTGGCGTGGCGTCGACACGATCAAGACGCGTTTCATCGACCTCAGCGACAGGGTCTGGGGCATGCCCGAAGTGTGCTACACCGAGGCGCGGTCCGCCGCCGAGCATCTCGCCGAGCTGCGTCACCAGGGTTTCCGCATCACGGAGAAGGTCGCGGGCATTCCGACCGCGGTGATGGGAGAGTGGGGCGAGGGCGGTCCGGTCATCGCGTTCATGGGGGAATATGACGCGCTGCCTGGCCTCAGCCAGGAAGCGGGTGTCGCCGAGCATCGTCCGATCGAAGTCGGCGGACACGGCCATGGCTGCGGTCACAATCTGCTCGGTTCCGCCGCGCTGCTCGCCGCGACCGCAGTGAAGGATTGGCTCGCCGACAACAAGGTGCCCGGCCGCGTGCGCTATTACGGCTGCCCGGCTGAGGAAGGCGGCGCGGCAAAGGCCTTCATGGTGCGCTCCGGCGCGTTCGAGGACGCCGACATCGCCATCACCTGGCATCCGCACAGCTTCTGGGAGGTCGCGGTGACGCCGTCGCTCGCCAATACGCGCGCGGACTTCATCTTCACCGGCCGCACCTCGCATGCCGCGGCCTCGCCGCATCTCGGCCGTTCCGCGCTCGATGCGGTGGAATTGATGAATGTCGGCGTGAACTACATGCGCGAGCACATGCCGAGCGATGCTCGCGTGCATTATGCGCTGCTCGATACCGGCGGCATCGCCCCCAACGTGGTCCAGGCCCATGCGCGCGTGCGTTATTCGATCCGCGCCCGTGACCTGCCCGGCATGAACGAGCTGGTCGGGCGCGTGAGCAAGATCGCAGAGGGCGCGGCGCTGATGACGGAAACCAAGGTGGAGATGAAGATCATTTCCGCGGTCTCCAACATCCTGCCGAACGCGCCGCTGGAGCAGGCTCTGCACCGGGTCATGGAAGAGCTCGGACCGCCGCATTTCGACGATGCCGACAAGGGCTTTGCCGGCCAGATCCGTGCGACGCTGACCGACAAGGACATCGCGTCCGTCTACTACGCGATCGGCATGGAGCCGACCGATCGGCCGCTGGCCGACTTCCTGGTGCCGCTCGATGCCAAGCGCAATCCGCTTGTCGGCTCGACCGATGTCGGCGATGTCAGCTGGGTGGTGCCGACCGTTCAGGTTCACGCACCGACGGTTGCAATCGGCACGCCCTTCCATACCTGGCAGGTGGTCGCGCAAGGCAAGAGCCCGCACGCGCACAAGGCCATGGTGCAGGCGGCCAAGGCAATGGCCGGTCTCGGCATCAAGGCACTGACGGAACCGGAGCTGATCAAGGCGGCCAAGGCCGACCTCAAGAAGCGGACCGCCAAGACGCCATATGTCTGTCCGCTGCCGGATCACGTCGAGCCGCCGCTCACCATGTCCGTGGCGTAG